In the genome of Deinococcus reticulitermitis, the window GCGCGACATCATCATCGGGCAGGCGGCGAGCACCGATTCCAACATCAACCGCATCCGCTTCGGGGAAAAGACCTTCGCGCCGGTCGCCGATTTCGGGCTGCTGCTCGCCGCCTATCAGGGCGCCGTCTCGCGCGGGCACCGGGTCCACGTCGGCAACATCATGTCGTCGGATACCTTCTACCACGACGATTTCGACCAATACAAAATCTGGGCCGACTTCGGCGTGCTCGCGGTCGAGATGGAAGCGGCGGGGCTCTACACCGTCGCGGCCAAGCACGGCGCGCGGGCCCTGACCATCCTGACCGTCAGCGATCACCTGATCACCCGCGAAGAAACCACCAGCGAAGAGCGTCAGCTCACCTTCAACGGCATGATCGAGGTGGCTCTGGACGCCGCGTTGGGCCTGGGCGGGTCGAGCTGAAGCGCCTGCTGGCTTGACCAGGCGGTGCCTGTTCGCCCTGCTGCTCGCCACGCCGCTGGCCCATGCCGGTGCGGGCGGCCAGCGAGGCGGCGCGGGAACAGGTGCAGCGGGCGGCGGCCTACCGCCTGATCTACGCCGGTGGGGTACGACCTGCGTATGGAGAAGCCGGCGGTGCGCGCAGAGGGTGCCGCTGGAAGGCCGTGGGGGACCGGCGGCTGTGGGCCTCAGACCGGGGCTTTGCTCAGACGGGGGCTCTGCGCAGCCGCGCGATGAAAAAGCCGTCCACGCCGCCGACTGGGACCGTCAGTACCCCTGCCCCCGCCTGAACGTGCGCGACTTCGAGGCCGGGTACGGGTTCGGGCGCGAAGTCGGGGT includes:
- the deoD gene encoding purine-nucleoside phosphorylase translates to MSIHLNAEPGQIAETVLLPGDPLRARHIAETFFENPVQHNSVRGMLGFTGTYKGVRVSVQGTGMGIPSAMIYSEELITQYGCKNLIRVGTCGSYQPHVHVRDIIIGQAASTDSNINRIRFGEKTFAPVADFGLLLAAYQGAVSRGHRVHVGNIMSSDTFYHDDFDQYKIWADFGVLAVEMEAAGLYTVAAKHGARALTILTVSDHLITREETTSEERQLTFNGMIEVALDAALGLGGSS